One Luteibacter sp. 9135 DNA segment encodes these proteins:
- a CDS encoding ABC transporter ATP-binding protein, whose translation MHLRIDDITKAWSGHTVLDGVSFQAGESDLVCLLGPSGCGKTTLLRIVAGLTPPDRGRVILGDRDITALPPRDRRMGLVFQSYSLFPDMTVAANIGYPMRLRRESHAAIAARTSDLLARVGMGDLHARFPDQLSGGQQQRVALARALASDPAMLLLDEPLSALDPAIRAQLRAEIRSLQRSLGIPTLMVTHDQDEALSMADTVVCMNEGRVEQVGSPRCLYERPRTRFVAGFIGKANLLPTDLVRDALPAFLERRPPGADATFELCVRPEDLTIAADPHGEGVVEELTFLGSLAHARVAWRGRSLLTELSGRSTLAQGEAVTVDVSRGAWVTT comes from the coding sequence ATGCACCTTCGCATCGACGACATAACCAAGGCTTGGAGCGGTCACACCGTGCTCGACGGCGTGTCCTTCCAGGCCGGCGAAAGCGACCTGGTCTGCCTGCTCGGCCCCAGCGGCTGCGGCAAGACGACCCTGCTGCGCATCGTCGCCGGCCTCACGCCGCCCGACCGCGGGCGCGTGATCCTGGGCGACCGGGACATCACCGCGCTGCCGCCACGCGATCGACGCATGGGCCTGGTGTTCCAGTCGTACTCGCTGTTTCCCGACATGACCGTCGCAGCCAACATCGGGTACCCGATGCGCCTGCGTCGCGAGAGCCACGCCGCGATCGCCGCGCGCACGAGCGACCTGCTGGCCCGCGTCGGCATGGGCGACCTGCACGCGCGTTTTCCCGATCAGTTGTCCGGCGGACAACAGCAGCGCGTCGCCCTGGCACGCGCCCTGGCCAGCGACCCGGCCATGCTGCTGCTGGACGAGCCGCTGTCGGCGCTGGATCCGGCCATCCGTGCGCAGTTGCGTGCGGAGATCCGTTCATTGCAGCGATCGCTGGGTATTCCGACGCTCATGGTCACCCACGACCAGGACGAGGCCTTGTCCATGGCCGACACCGTGGTCTGCATGAACGAAGGGCGCGTGGAACAGGTCGGCTCGCCGCGATGCCTCTACGAGCGGCCGCGCACGCGCTTCGTCGCCGGCTTCATCGGCAAGGCCAACCTGCTGCCGACGGATCTGGTGCGGGACGCCCTGCCCGCCTTCCTCGAACGACGGCCGCCCGGCGCGGATGCCACGTTCGAGCTGTGCGTGCGCCCGGAAGACCTCACGATCGCCGCCGACCCGCACGGCGAAGGCGTGGTCGAGGAACTGACCTTCCTGGGCAGCCTCGCGCACGCCCGCGTCGCCTGGCGCGGTCGCTCGCTGCTCACCGAACTGTCGGGCCGCAGCACGCTGGCGCAAGGCGAGGCCGTGACCGTCGATGTATCGCGCGGCGCCTGGGTGACGACATGA
- a CDS encoding TonB-dependent receptor — MIPRPYLRRSLLCAAVAASLTGVAYGQATTGRIAGSAPVAAGETVLIEGSNGLTREVAVDPRGRYVAEALPLATYKVSLKANGQVIDSRDNVTLRVGAATDVSFASAGSSASAQQLDQVTVSATQVAKIDVATVASSTVITAADMARLPLQRSAEAIALLAPGASPGYSGFQNAFGGSLVSFAGSAVSENAYYINGMNTTDPLSGFGGVTLPYGAVDQQEILSGGYSAMYGRSDGGVISQVGKRGTNEWHFGVQVLWEPDFARASARNITYGHDNPAPPGTINQRNDDNHEWSTTVSAYAGGPLIKDTLYAFAAVEMQRSKGNSIGDVNHAYDTRYTYKDPKWYGKLDWNINDSNILELTGVNQTHRSNGNKYNYDYDTNTVGDFASTDSTYKTRAMVYSAKFTSYITDNLTLTALYGKSKLTYYNEPPATGVTGPFLGNVSQQNPALNGGTPISNGQTLDTVDNPDHQSTNRNLRVDLNYKAGDHSITAGIDNQDSRDIDDGTTIGGDGYELWYAKGDPNLNISDSPFVDKPANYPGGQTGYYGYYRHYNTLASVRVKQRAQYVMDDWQVTDRLLLSLGLRNDQFTNYNPAGQPYLKLTKPQWAPRLGFSWDVNGDSSMKVYGNAGRYFLAMPASVALRTSSGSLATNQYFTYTGIDAGGLPTGVTFVQSATGGAVSPNGEYGQPPDPKTVSAKNIKSEYQDEYILGLDKQLDPSWVAGAKATVRKLRNALDDVCDNGAITRAAVAQGADIDAVTVGSCYLSNPGRANVYQLAKASGGYTDVTVTNADFGFPHLKRNYYGLDLYLSHPFDGTWSGKVDYLYSRSYGNTEGQVRSDVGQGSVAASRDWDYATLMNYANGYLANDRKHQIKLYGSYQVAPEWMVSANLLIQSGLPKSCLGRYGADESDPSGYGSYYHFCFGEPSAYGAKGREPWEELVDVNIEYRPLWADRKLAFTASVFNALNQQRSQRSNPVSGSKNSVNDGYQQVIGYTQPRYARFGVTYDF, encoded by the coding sequence ATGATTCCCCGTCCTTATCTTCGACGCAGCCTGTTATGTGCCGCCGTCGCGGCTTCGCTCACCGGCGTGGCCTACGGCCAGGCCACCACCGGCCGCATCGCTGGCAGCGCGCCGGTCGCCGCCGGGGAAACCGTGCTGATCGAAGGCAGCAACGGCCTCACCCGCGAGGTGGCCGTCGATCCGCGCGGCCGTTATGTCGCCGAGGCGCTGCCGCTGGCCACGTACAAGGTGTCACTCAAGGCCAACGGCCAGGTGATCGATTCGCGTGACAACGTCACCCTGCGCGTCGGTGCAGCCACCGATGTCTCGTTCGCGTCCGCCGGCTCGTCGGCCTCGGCACAGCAGCTCGACCAGGTAACCGTCTCGGCCACGCAGGTGGCGAAGATCGACGTCGCCACCGTCGCCTCCAGCACCGTGATCACGGCGGCCGACATGGCGCGCCTGCCGCTGCAGCGCTCGGCCGAGGCGATCGCCCTGCTGGCACCGGGCGCCTCGCCCGGCTATTCCGGTTTCCAGAACGCGTTCGGCGGCAGTCTGGTCAGCTTCGCGGGTTCCGCGGTCTCCGAGAACGCGTATTACATCAACGGCATGAACACCACCGACCCGCTCAGCGGCTTCGGCGGCGTCACCCTGCCCTATGGCGCGGTGGACCAGCAGGAAATACTCAGCGGCGGCTACTCGGCGATGTACGGCCGCTCGGACGGCGGCGTCATAAGCCAGGTGGGCAAGCGCGGCACCAACGAATGGCACTTCGGTGTGCAGGTGTTGTGGGAGCCGGATTTCGCGCGCGCCAGCGCACGCAACATCACCTACGGCCACGACAACCCCGCGCCACCGGGCACGATCAACCAGCGCAACGACGACAACCACGAGTGGAGCACCACGGTCAGCGCGTATGCCGGCGGCCCCCTGATCAAGGACACGCTTTACGCCTTCGCCGCGGTGGAAATGCAGCGCAGCAAGGGCAACAGCATCGGCGACGTCAACCACGCCTACGACACCCGTTACACGTACAAGGACCCGAAGTGGTACGGCAAGCTGGACTGGAACATCAACGACAGCAATATCCTCGAGCTGACCGGCGTCAACCAGACCCACCGTTCCAACGGCAACAAGTACAATTATGACTACGACACGAACACGGTGGGCGATTTCGCCAGCACCGATTCGACGTACAAGACCCGCGCCATGGTTTATTCGGCCAAGTTCACCAGCTACATCACCGACAACCTGACCCTCACCGCGCTGTACGGCAAGTCGAAGCTGACTTACTACAACGAACCGCCGGCCACCGGCGTCACCGGCCCGTTCCTGGGCAACGTCAGCCAGCAGAACCCGGCCTTGAACGGCGGCACGCCGATCAGCAACGGGCAGACGCTGGACACGGTGGACAACCCCGATCACCAGTCGACCAACCGCAACCTGCGCGTGGACCTGAACTACAAGGCCGGCGACCACTCGATCACCGCGGGCATCGACAACCAGGACTCGCGTGACATCGACGATGGCACCACCATCGGCGGCGACGGTTACGAACTTTGGTATGCCAAGGGCGATCCCAACCTCAACATCAGCGACAGCCCGTTCGTCGACAAGCCGGCCAATTATCCCGGCGGCCAGACGGGTTACTACGGGTATTACCGGCACTACAACACGCTGGCCTCGGTGCGCGTGAAGCAGCGCGCGCAATACGTCATGGACGACTGGCAGGTCACCGACCGCCTGTTGCTCTCGCTGGGCCTGCGCAACGACCAGTTCACCAACTACAACCCCGCCGGGCAGCCGTACCTGAAGCTCACCAAGCCGCAGTGGGCGCCGCGCCTCGGCTTCAGCTGGGACGTGAATGGCGACTCGAGCATGAAGGTGTACGGCAACGCGGGACGCTATTTCCTGGCCATGCCCGCCTCGGTCGCGCTGCGCACCTCGTCCGGGTCGCTGGCCACCAACCAGTACTTCACCTATACGGGTATCGACGCCGGCGGCCTGCCCACCGGGGTCACCTTCGTGCAGTCAGCCACCGGCGGCGCGGTATCGCCCAACGGCGAATACGGCCAGCCGCCCGACCCGAAGACGGTCAGCGCGAAGAACATCAAGTCCGAGTACCAGGACGAATACATCCTCGGCCTGGACAAGCAGCTCGATCCCAGTTGGGTGGCCGGCGCGAAGGCCACGGTGCGCAAGCTGCGCAACGCACTGGACGACGTGTGCGACAACGGTGCGATCACGCGCGCTGCGGTGGCCCAGGGGGCGGACATCGACGCAGTGACGGTAGGCAGCTGCTACCTGTCCAATCCGGGCCGGGCCAACGTCTACCAGCTGGCCAAGGCCAGCGGCGGCTACACCGATGTCACCGTGACCAACGCCGACTTCGGCTTCCCGCACCTCAAGCGCAACTACTACGGGCTGGACCTGTACCTGTCGCATCCGTTCGACGGCACGTGGTCGGGCAAGGTCGATTACCTGTATTCGCGCAGCTACGGCAACACCGAAGGCCAGGTGCGCTCGGATGTGGGCCAGGGTTCGGTGGCCGCCTCGCGTGACTGGGACTACGCCACGCTGATGAACTACGCCAACGGCTACCTCGCCAACGACCGCAAGCACCAGATCAAGCTGTACGGCTCGTACCAGGTCGCGCCGGAATGGATGGTCTCGGCCAACCTGCTGATCCAGTCGGGCCTGCCGAAGTCCTGCCTGGGCCGCTACGGTGCGGACGAGAGCGACCCGTCCGGCTACGGCAGCTACTACCACTTCTGCTTCGGCGAGCCGTCGGCGTATGGCGCAAAGGGTCGCGAGCCGTGGGAGGAACTGGTCGACGTCAACATCGAATACCGTCCGCTATGGGCCGATCGCAAGCTGGCCTTCACCGCCTCGGTATTCAACGCGCTGAACCAGCAACGCTCGCAGCGCAGCAACCCGGTGTCGGGCAGCAAGAACTCGGTGAACGACGGCTACCAGCAGGTCATCGGTTACACCCAGCCGCGCTACGCACGTTTCGGCGTCACCTACGACTTCTGA
- a CDS encoding ABC transporter permease subunit → MKRSLLPGLPMVALPLLGLCVFFLHPLLSVLMRSLVDDGGTLTLDNYARLLDDPGLPRAAWHSVVIGATTTLGTLAIGLCVAMALHRSRLPGKVLIRGALLLPMLAPSLVLGLGLVCLLGRNGLVHRLTGWPTDIYGFWGLLLANLMYGLPQVVVIVSAALERTPARHYDAAASMGATPWRQFVDVTLPRIRFALWAAAFLVFTETLTDFGSAVVVGGNYRVLAMEIYSEVVGQRDFAMGATLGMLLLAPALLSVWLGRLARRRQDLGDASPGHALRPERHPWRDAALGGVAALAALSIVVTLGTVVYVSVVRLWPYDRTLTLANYLGGMPEGYGPVATSVGMSLLAATVGVVGVFMLSAGLRRLPGWLARPLQVLAALPAAVPGMVLGLGYVLAFNHGVLSTWLYGSVAIVAACSLYHYHAPTFLTMQTGMRRVPDALEDAVAVCGGDTRHVLRDAVLPFAAPAAISAFFYLFMRSMVTLSGVIFLVTADLGLASVSVMRLDENGFLAPAAAYATCVVAAGGLALGAMRLLLHTLRDRRHVA, encoded by the coding sequence ATGAAGCGTTCGCTGCTGCCCGGCCTGCCGATGGTGGCGCTGCCGTTGCTGGGCCTGTGCGTGTTCTTCCTGCATCCCTTGCTGAGCGTGTTGATGCGCAGCCTCGTGGACGACGGGGGCACGCTCACGCTGGACAACTACGCCCGGCTGCTGGACGACCCCGGCCTGCCGCGTGCGGCATGGCACAGCGTGGTCATCGGCGCGACCACCACCTTGGGCACCCTCGCCATCGGCCTGTGCGTGGCGATGGCCCTGCACCGCTCGCGCCTGCCCGGCAAGGTGCTGATCCGCGGCGCGCTGCTGCTGCCCATGCTGGCGCCCTCGCTGGTGCTCGGCCTCGGCCTGGTCTGCCTGCTGGGACGCAACGGCCTCGTGCATCGGCTGACCGGCTGGCCCACCGATATCTACGGTTTCTGGGGCCTGCTGCTGGCCAACCTGATGTATGGCCTGCCGCAGGTGGTCGTGATCGTCTCGGCCGCGCTGGAACGCACGCCCGCACGTCATTACGACGCCGCGGCGTCGATGGGTGCCACGCCCTGGCGGCAGTTCGTCGACGTGACCCTGCCGCGGATTCGCTTCGCCCTCTGGGCCGCCGCCTTCCTGGTCTTCACCGAGACGCTGACCGACTTCGGCAGCGCCGTGGTGGTCGGTGGCAACTACCGCGTGCTGGCCATGGAGATCTACAGCGAGGTGGTGGGCCAGCGCGATTTCGCCATGGGCGCCACGCTGGGCATGCTGCTGCTGGCACCGGCGCTGTTGTCGGTGTGGCTGGGACGACTGGCGCGACGCCGGCAGGACCTGGGCGACGCCAGCCCCGGCCATGCGCTGCGGCCGGAACGGCATCCCTGGCGTGACGCCGCCCTGGGCGGGGTTGCCGCGCTGGCGGCGCTGTCGATCGTCGTTACCCTGGGCACGGTGGTGTACGTGAGCGTGGTCAGGCTGTGGCCGTACGATCGCACGCTCACCCTCGCCAACTACCTGGGCGGCATGCCGGAAGGCTACGGACCCGTGGCGACGTCGGTGGGCATGTCGCTGCTCGCCGCGACCGTCGGTGTGGTCGGCGTGTTCATGCTGTCGGCCGGCCTGCGTCGCCTGCCCGGATGGCTGGCCCGCCCACTGCAGGTACTGGCGGCCCTGCCCGCCGCCGTTCCCGGCATGGTGCTGGGCCTGGGCTACGTACTGGCGTTCAACCATGGCGTGCTGTCGACATGGCTGTACGGCAGCGTGGCGATCGTGGCGGCATGCAGCCTCTACCACTATCACGCACCCACCTTCCTGACGATGCAGACGGGCATGCGCCGCGTGCCCGACGCCCTGGAAGATGCGGTGGCCGTGTGCGGCGGCGATACGCGCCACGTGCTGCGCGACGCCGTGCTGCCGTTCGCGGCGCCAGCCGCGATCTCGGCGTTCTTCTACCTGTTCATGCGCTCGATGGTGACGCTGTCGGGCGTGATCTTCCTGGTGACCGCCGACCTGGGCCTGGCCTCGGTGTCGGTGATGCGCCTGGACGAAAACGGCTTCCTCGCCCCGGCCGCTGCCTACGCGACATGCGTGGTGGCCGCCGGCGGCCTCGCACTCGGCGCCATGCGCCTTCTCCTCCACACACTCAGGGACCGACGCCATGTGGCATGA
- a CDS encoding DeoR/GlpR family DNA-binding transcription regulator, which yields MWHEERHTRIRDLLSTSGQVSVERIVTELGVSRETIRRDLVELAARGEIRRVHGGAVLTGDEPPIAVRHATRVREKRAIARKVASLVESGQTIFMDAGSTMNLVAEALATRTGLTIVTNAVDVAARFASRPGNDVHLLGGRFDAQIGCTNGSGTIAEIGRYQPHMVILSPVGIDAKAGASSFEMEEAEIARAMCANARRIVIAADHSKIGVRSRVAWCPADRIDLLVTDRRAEKSRGIAALGKAVGDIAYA from the coding sequence ATGTGGCATGAAGAACGACACACCCGTATCCGTGACCTGCTCAGCACCAGCGGCCAGGTATCCGTCGAGCGCATCGTGACCGAGCTGGGCGTGTCGCGCGAGACGATCCGCCGCGACCTGGTCGAACTGGCCGCCCGCGGCGAGATCCGTCGCGTACACGGCGGTGCCGTGCTCACCGGCGACGAACCGCCGATCGCCGTGCGCCACGCCACCCGCGTTCGCGAAAAACGCGCCATCGCGCGGAAGGTGGCCAGCCTGGTCGAGAGCGGACAGACCATCTTCATGGACGCCGGCAGCACGATGAACCTGGTGGCCGAAGCGCTGGCCACCCGTACCGGGCTCACCATCGTCACCAACGCGGTGGACGTGGCCGCGCGCTTCGCCTCGCGTCCCGGGAACGACGTGCACCTGCTGGGCGGACGCTTCGATGCGCAGATCGGCTGCACCAACGGCTCGGGCACCATCGCCGAGATCGGGCGCTACCAGCCGCACATGGTGATCCTCTCGCCGGTGGGCATCGATGCCAAGGCGGGCGCCAGCAGTTTCGAGATGGAAGAAGCCGAGATCGCACGCGCCATGTGCGCGAACGCGCGACGCATCGTCATTGCCGCCGACCATTCCAAGATCGGCGTGCGCAGTCGCGTCGCCTGGTGCCCCGCGGATCGCATCGACCTGCTGGTCACCGACCGGCGCGCGGAAAAATCCCGCGGTATCGCCGCCCTCGGCAAAGCCGTCGGCGATATCGCCTATGCCTGA
- a CDS encoding ABC transporter substrate-binding protein, giving the protein MTVALGMACGVAQAGQVTVYSALESDEIASYLDAARHALPDLDIHVLRLSSGDLAARLLAESAQPRNDAIWGMAVTDLLDPRIAPLLTPVHGEHIDAMPARFRGADNTWFAPTGYLAALCVNREALAERGLPMPRTWRDLASPRYRGQVAMPDPASSGTGYMVLSSLTDAGRDARGMVLVTAIARNVGQVTLSGSAPCKLARIGEFPIGISFAFSAMQSIRQGYPITMVIPADGAGYELEGSALMKGSAHAAEARRFLDWTASPQAAALYRGFKEIVAAPGSVPSAEQQRQGLPADVVATLPARDFAGAARERAALIDRYKRSTR; this is encoded by the coding sequence ATGACAGTCGCCCTGGGCATGGCCTGCGGCGTGGCGCAGGCGGGCCAGGTCACCGTGTATTCCGCGCTGGAAAGCGACGAGATAGCCAGCTACCTGGATGCGGCCAGGCATGCCTTGCCGGATCTGGACATCCATGTGCTGCGTCTTTCCAGCGGCGATCTTGCCGCACGCCTGCTGGCGGAATCCGCACAACCACGCAACGACGCGATCTGGGGCATGGCCGTGACCGACCTGCTCGATCCGCGCATCGCCCCGCTGCTGACGCCGGTCCATGGCGAGCACATCGACGCCATGCCCGCACGTTTTCGTGGAGCGGACAACACCTGGTTCGCCCCTACCGGCTATCTCGCGGCGCTGTGCGTCAACCGGGAAGCACTGGCCGAGCGCGGCCTGCCCATGCCGCGTACCTGGCGCGACCTGGCATCGCCCCGTTACCGCGGCCAGGTCGCCATGCCCGATCCGGCATCCTCCGGCACGGGTTACATGGTGCTGTCCTCACTCACCGACGCGGGGCGCGATGCCCGCGGCATGGTGCTGGTGACGGCCATCGCTCGCAACGTCGGGCAGGTCACGCTATCCGGCTCCGCGCCCTGCAAGCTGGCGCGCATCGGTGAATTTCCCATCGGTATCTCGTTCGCCTTTTCCGCCATGCAGTCCATCCGCCAGGGCTATCCGATCACCATGGTGATCCCGGCCGACGGCGCGGGTTACGAACTGGAAGGTTCGGCGCTGATGAAAGGTTCCGCGCACGCGGCGGAGGCACGCCGGTTCCTCGACTGGACGGCATCCCCGCAAGCGGCCGCCCTCTATCGCGGCTTCAAGGAAATCGTGGCCGCACCCGGCAGCGTGCCCAGTGCCGAACAGCAACGGCAGGGCCTGCCGGCCGACGTCGTCGCCACCCTGCCCGCACGTGACTTCGCCGGCGCGGCGCGCGAACGCGCCGCGCTCATCGACCGCTACAAACGATCGACGCGCTGA